A window of Marinobacter salarius contains these coding sequences:
- a CDS encoding CaiB/BaiF CoA-transferase family protein yields MVGALSHIRVLDLSRVLAGPWASQILGDFGADVIKIERPGKGDDTRSWGPPYLKSEDGETDMSAYYLTANRNKKSLAVDISHPEGQKLVRELAAKCDVVIENFKVEGLKRYGLDYESLAAINPALVYCSVTGFGQTGPYAKRSGYDFLIQAMGGLMSLTGRGDDEPGAGPIKVGVALTDIMTGLYACIGVLSALNHRDRTGEGQHVETALLDVQVASLANQAMNYLTTGKSPERMGNAHPNIVPYQDFPTADGDIVVTVGNDSQFRRMCEVMGRSDWPDDPKFSTNRARVANRKELILLLRQETIKRKTWEWLELLEEVNVPCGPVNSLEEVFADPQVRARQMQITMVHEKMGKVPGVGNPLRLGLTPVSYRDAPPTLGQNTKSVLQSVIGLTSTEIEVLVNKGVIE; encoded by the coding sequence ATGGTCGGGGCACTTTCCCACATCCGAGTACTGGACCTGTCCCGAGTTCTGGCTGGCCCATGGGCGAGCCAGATTTTAGGAGACTTTGGAGCCGATGTCATAAAGATCGAGAGACCCGGTAAAGGAGACGACACGCGGTCTTGGGGGCCACCTTACCTCAAATCTGAAGATGGTGAAACAGACATGTCCGCATATTATCTGACAGCTAACCGGAATAAGAAGTCTTTGGCTGTCGACATTTCCCATCCTGAGGGTCAAAAGCTCGTTCGAGAACTAGCCGCCAAATGCGACGTCGTGATTGAGAATTTTAAAGTCGAAGGTTTGAAGCGCTACGGTCTCGACTACGAGAGCCTCGCTGCTATTAATCCCGCTCTCGTTTATTGTTCGGTGACTGGTTTTGGTCAGACCGGGCCCTATGCCAAAAGATCAGGATATGACTTTCTGATTCAAGCGATGGGCGGCCTTATGAGCCTTACTGGGCGCGGTGACGATGAACCTGGTGCTGGCCCTATCAAAGTAGGTGTGGCCCTCACCGACATCATGACTGGACTATACGCATGTATAGGTGTCCTGTCCGCGTTGAATCATCGCGATCGCACTGGCGAAGGTCAGCATGTTGAAACAGCGTTGCTGGACGTTCAGGTCGCCAGCCTGGCGAATCAGGCAATGAACTATCTCACCACCGGAAAATCTCCCGAAAGAATGGGTAACGCCCACCCGAATATCGTTCCTTATCAGGATTTTCCGACTGCAGACGGAGACATCGTGGTTACTGTTGGAAACGACAGCCAGTTCCGCCGCATGTGTGAGGTTATGGGTCGGTCCGACTGGCCTGATGATCCAAAATTTTCAACAAACCGCGCAAGAGTAGCAAATAGAAAGGAGCTTATCCTGCTGCTCCGGCAGGAAACAATAAAGAGGAAAACTTGGGAATGGCTTGAATTGCTCGAAGAGGTCAACGTGCCCTGCGGCCCAGTGAACTCATTAGAGGAAGTGTTTGCTGATCCGCAGGTCCGGGCTCGCCAAATGCAAATTACTATGGTCCACGAAAAAATGGGCAAAGTTCCGGGTGTCGGGAATCCATTAAGGCTTGGATTAACGCCTGTTTCATACCGTGATGCTCCTCCAACCCTCGGCCAAAACACCAAGAGCGTTCTCCAATCCGTCATTGGCTTAACGAGTACGGAAATCGAGGTACTTGTTAATAAGGGGGTTATTGAATGA
- a CDS encoding acyl-CoA dehydrogenase: MTKNSAGFDWASPLLLDDQLSEEERMIRRTANQYCQNQLSPRVLEAFRHEKTDPEIFREMGELGLLGVTIPETYGGAGLNYVAYGLIAREVESVDSGYRSMMSVQSSLVMVPINEFGTEEQKQKYLPKLARGELIGCFGLTEPDHGSDPGSMATRARKVNGGYALSGSKTWITNSPIADLFVVWAKTEDGLIRGFILEKGMEGLSAPAIHGKVALRASITGEIVMDQVFVPEENLLPGVTGLKGPFTCLNSARYGIAWGALGAAEFCWHAARQYTLDRKQFGRPLAANQLIQKKLADMQTEITLGLQGCLRLGRMKDSGNAPNEITSLVKRNSCGKALEVARAARDMLGGNGISDEFGVIRHMVNLEAVNTYEGTHDIHALILGRAQTGIQAFTS; this comes from the coding sequence ATGACCAAAAACAGCGCAGGATTCGATTGGGCTAGCCCGCTTTTGCTCGATGACCAGTTGAGTGAAGAAGAGCGAATGATTCGCCGTACAGCAAACCAGTACTGTCAAAACCAGCTCTCGCCGCGGGTTTTGGAAGCCTTTAGGCACGAAAAAACAGATCCGGAAATTTTTCGAGAGATGGGTGAGCTCGGGTTGCTTGGCGTAACAATTCCTGAGACCTATGGCGGTGCGGGCCTTAACTATGTTGCATACGGGCTGATTGCGAGAGAAGTTGAGAGTGTCGATTCTGGCTACAGGTCAATGATGAGCGTGCAATCATCACTGGTCATGGTGCCGATTAACGAGTTTGGTACCGAAGAGCAGAAGCAGAAATACCTTCCGAAATTGGCTCGCGGTGAGCTAATTGGATGCTTCGGGTTGACTGAGCCTGATCATGGTTCAGATCCTGGAAGCATGGCCACCCGTGCAAGGAAAGTGAATGGGGGCTATGCACTTTCAGGTAGCAAAACCTGGATCACGAACAGCCCTATTGCCGACTTATTTGTAGTCTGGGCGAAAACCGAGGACGGTTTGATCCGAGGATTTATCCTGGAAAAAGGCATGGAAGGCCTGAGCGCGCCGGCTATTCACGGAAAAGTTGCGTTAAGAGCGTCTATCACAGGGGAAATTGTGATGGACCAAGTGTTTGTTCCAGAGGAGAACCTACTGCCCGGCGTCACCGGTTTGAAGGGGCCATTTACCTGTCTCAACTCCGCTAGGTATGGAATAGCTTGGGGAGCTCTCGGCGCCGCCGAATTCTGCTGGCATGCTGCACGCCAATATACTCTGGATCGCAAACAGTTCGGTCGTCCTCTGGCTGCCAATCAGTTGATCCAGAAAAAACTCGCAGATATGCAGACGGAAATCACTCTGGGACTGCAGGGCTGTCTTCGCTTGGGTCGTATGAAGGATAGCGGGAATGCGCCGAACGAAATTACATCGCTTGTGAAACGGAATTCCTGCGGTAAAGCCCTTGAAGTAGCACGGGCGGCCAGAGACATGCTTGGCGGAAACGGTATTTCGGACGAATTTGGCGTTATTCGGCACATGGTGAACCTGGAAGCGGTGAATACCTATGAGGGTACTCACGACATTCATGCCCTCATTCTCGGTCGAGCACAGACCGGCATCCAGGCATTCACTTCGTAA
- a CDS encoding LysR family transcriptional regulator: MKRKIPSTVALTGFECAARHQSFTKAAEELSLTQSAVHRQIAGLEELLGVKLFKRSRQGVRLTDAGVNYYKRITVRLDELERDTLDLMGDHRADNSIELAVVPTFGARWLMPRFQSFRKEQPNITVNLTNRTRPFLFADTQFDAAIYFGDGDWPGTETYHLMHENPTPVCSPELIKPSKTLTVEDISKYTLLQQTTRPYAWREWFLKAGLKVERDLAGPRYELFTMLAQAAIHHMGIALIPPFLIREELESEKLVMPIQHSFESKWSYHFVLPNKNSENAPVCKFRDWLIKEVRSYKIGAS, translated from the coding sequence ATGAAACGAAAAATCCCGAGCACTGTTGCTCTTACTGGATTCGAGTGTGCTGCGCGACATCAAAGTTTTACCAAAGCAGCAGAAGAGTTATCGCTAACCCAAAGTGCTGTTCATAGGCAAATTGCAGGGCTCGAAGAGCTTTTGGGGGTCAAGCTATTTAAGAGAAGCAGGCAAGGGGTTCGTTTGACTGATGCTGGCGTTAACTACTATAAGCGGATCACGGTCAGGTTAGATGAGCTTGAGCGGGATACCTTAGATCTGATGGGCGATCACAGAGCCGATAATTCGATCGAACTTGCAGTTGTGCCAACATTCGGCGCTCGTTGGCTCATGCCGCGCTTTCAGAGCTTTCGTAAAGAGCAGCCTAACATCACCGTGAATCTAACGAACCGCACCCGACCGTTTTTATTTGCCGACACTCAGTTTGATGCTGCTATTTATTTTGGTGACGGTGACTGGCCAGGAACTGAAACCTATCATCTCATGCATGAGAATCCGACACCGGTTTGTAGTCCCGAGCTTATTAAGCCCTCGAAAACTCTGACTGTTGAAGATATTTCGAAGTACACTTTGCTTCAGCAAACAACTAGGCCATATGCGTGGAGAGAATGGTTCCTGAAAGCTGGCCTTAAGGTGGAGAGAGATCTCGCTGGGCCGAGATATGAACTATTCACCATGCTTGCTCAAGCAGCGATTCATCATATGGGTATTGCCCTCATTCCTCCATTTCTTATTCGTGAAGAATTGGAGTCTGAAAAGCTTGTAATGCCAATCCAGCATAGCTTTGAGAGTAAGTGGTCTTATCATTTTGTTCTCCCGAATAAAAATAGTGAAAATGCCCCAGTCTGCAAATTTCGGGACTGGTTAATAAAGGAAGTTAGGAGTTATAAAATAGGTGCTTCCTAG
- the arsB gene encoding ACR3 family arsenite efflux transporter yields MSSNAETTTEDSGGGMDLFGKYLSVWVALAIIAGVTLGQLAPTVPETLSRFEYAQVSIPIAILIWAMIFPMMAQIDFSAVVGVRKEPKGLAITTIVNWLIKPFTMFAIAWFFLMVVFEPLIAPGLASEYLAGAILLGAAPCTAMVFVWSYLTKGDAAYTLVQVSLNDIIMLFAFAPVVVFLLGISDIQVPWNTVILSVVLYIVIPLTAGYLTRRALIAKRGQGWYDGVFMKRLGPVTPAALIVTLVLLFAFQGEVILNNPLHIVLIAVPLIVQTFLIFFLAYGWARLWNVRHCIAAPGAMIGASNFFELAVAAAIALFGLQSGAALATVVGVLVEVPLMLVLVRIANQTRGRFPA; encoded by the coding sequence ATGAGTAGCAACGCAGAAACCACAACCGAAGACTCCGGCGGAGGCATGGATCTGTTCGGGAAGTACCTGTCGGTCTGGGTGGCGCTGGCGATCATCGCTGGCGTGACCCTTGGGCAACTGGCACCTACGGTTCCCGAAACCCTGTCCCGATTCGAATACGCTCAGGTGTCGATCCCTATTGCCATTCTGATCTGGGCCATGATCTTCCCAATGATGGCCCAGATCGATTTCAGCGCAGTGGTGGGCGTGCGCAAGGAGCCAAAAGGCCTGGCCATCACCACCATTGTGAACTGGCTGATCAAGCCGTTCACCATGTTCGCTATCGCCTGGTTTTTCCTGATGGTGGTGTTCGAGCCGCTGATCGCCCCCGGGTTGGCAAGTGAGTACCTGGCCGGCGCAATCCTCCTGGGCGCAGCGCCTTGCACCGCCATGGTGTTTGTCTGGAGCTATCTCACCAAAGGCGATGCCGCCTATACCCTGGTGCAGGTGTCCCTGAACGACATCATCATGCTCTTCGCCTTCGCGCCCGTTGTGGTGTTCCTGCTGGGCATTTCCGACATTCAGGTACCCTGGAACACGGTTATCCTCTCCGTGGTGCTGTACATTGTCATTCCCCTGACCGCCGGCTACCTTACTCGCCGCGCCCTGATCGCAAAGCGCGGGCAAGGCTGGTACGACGGGGTGTTCATGAAACGCCTGGGGCCGGTCACCCCGGCAGCGCTGATCGTTACCCTGGTACTGCTGTTTGCGTTCCAGGGCGAAGTTATCCTGAACAACCCGCTGCATATCGTGCTGATTGCCGTGCCGCTGATTGTGCAGACTTTCCTGATTTTCTTCCTGGCTTACGGCTGGGCACGGCTCTGGAACGTCCGTCACTGCATCGCTGCGCCCGGGGCCATGATTGGCGCCAGCAACTTTTTCGAGTTGGCAGTCGCAGCAGCCATTGCACTGTTCGGTCTGCAATCGGGAGCGGCGCTGGCGACGGTGGTTGGCGTTCTGGTTGAGGTTCCGTTGATGCTGGTTCTCGTTCGAATTGCCAATCAAACCCGGGGGCGGTTTCCGGCCTAG
- the arsH gene encoding arsenical resistance protein ArsH: MSTRDLPNIDPDQFRKPTEEQVFATPPSSHRPRILLLYGSLRERSFSRLAVEEAARLLEAMGSETRVFDPRGLPLADAEDASHPKVQELRELAQWSEGMVWCSPERHGAMTGIMKTQIDWIPLSIGGVRPTQGKTLAVMQVCGGSQSFNAVNQLRVLGRWMRMVTIPNQSSVPKAFMEFDDNSRMKPSPYYNRIVDVMEELVKFTLLIRDRSGFLTDRYSERVESAAEASKRVNQRSM; the protein is encoded by the coding sequence ATGAGCACCCGTGACCTCCCCAATATCGACCCTGACCAGTTCCGCAAACCAACTGAGGAACAGGTTTTTGCAACTCCGCCTTCTTCACATCGTCCAAGGATACTGTTGCTGTACGGCTCACTGCGGGAGCGGTCATTCAGCCGGTTAGCTGTTGAGGAAGCTGCCCGGCTGCTGGAGGCCATGGGTTCGGAAACCCGCGTATTCGACCCCCGCGGTCTACCCCTTGCCGATGCTGAAGACGCCTCGCACCCAAAAGTTCAGGAATTGCGGGAACTGGCCCAGTGGTCGGAAGGCATGGTGTGGTGCTCGCCGGAACGCCACGGCGCTATGACTGGCATTATGAAAACCCAAATCGACTGGATTCCCCTATCCATCGGCGGCGTACGCCCTACCCAGGGCAAGACCCTGGCGGTGATGCAGGTGTGTGGTGGTTCCCAGTCGTTCAATGCGGTGAATCAGTTGCGGGTGTTGGGGCGCTGGATGCGGATGGTGACAATTCCCAACCAGTCGTCGGTACCCAAGGCGTTCATGGAATTTGACGACAATAGCCGTATGAAGCCCTCGCCCTATTACAACCGCATCGTGGATGTCATGGAGGAGCTGGTGAAATTCACCCTGCTGATACGGGACCGCAGCGGCTTTCTGACGGACCGCTATTCCGAGCGGGTGGAAAGCGCCGCTGAAGCCTCAAAACGCGTCAATCAACGGTCCATGTAA
- a CDS encoding metalloregulator ArsR/SmtB family transcription factor, with product MKRRVLFVCTANSARSLMAEALLRELAGDQFEVASAGTEPDKPHPMALQVLSESGFSVDGLQSKSLAGVESEHWDYVITLCEKAANECGNVCQPAQQIAWDFPDPVPSGRHATFALTLKEIRERIGLFTLVHRKETGMKPVSFNPVTVFKALGDELRLAALMLVRQETKLCVCELTAALDISQPKASRHLATLREAGLLDAERQGQWMYYSLNPRMPQWLSRVLDETADSNPALITEELERLSVMPDRPVVRCI from the coding sequence ATGAAACGCCGCGTTTTGTTCGTCTGTACCGCCAATAGTGCCCGGTCATTGATGGCGGAAGCCTTGCTAAGGGAACTGGCCGGTGACCAGTTTGAAGTGGCGAGTGCCGGAACCGAGCCTGACAAACCCCATCCGATGGCGCTGCAGGTGCTCTCAGAGTCGGGCTTTTCCGTCGATGGTTTGCAGAGTAAATCGCTGGCAGGCGTTGAAAGTGAGCATTGGGATTATGTGATTACCCTTTGTGAAAAAGCTGCCAACGAGTGTGGCAACGTCTGTCAGCCCGCCCAGCAAATCGCCTGGGACTTCCCGGACCCGGTGCCAAGCGGGCGCCATGCCACCTTCGCACTGACCCTCAAGGAAATCCGCGAGCGCATTGGCCTGTTTACTTTGGTACACAGAAAAGAAACCGGTATGAAGCCGGTGAGCTTTAACCCGGTAACGGTGTTCAAGGCGTTGGGTGACGAGCTTCGCCTGGCTGCGCTGATGCTGGTTCGGCAGGAAACGAAACTGTGTGTGTGTGAACTCACCGCCGCCCTCGATATTTCCCAGCCCAAGGCCAGCCGGCACCTGGCCACCCTGCGGGAGGCGGGCCTGCTGGATGCAGAGCGTCAGGGGCAATGGATGTACTATTCGCTGAATCCCCGGATGCCCCAGTGGCTGTCGCGGGTTCTGGATGAAACTGCCGATAGCAATCCCGCCCTGATCACTGAGGAACTCGAGCGCCTTTCTGTCATGCCAGACAGGCCGGTTGTGCGGTGTATTTAA
- a CDS encoding ArsJ-associated glyceraldehyde-3-phosphate dehydrogenase, which translates to MSKIKVGINGFGRIGRLALRAAWQWPEMEFVAINDPGADAETLAHLLNFDSIHGRWDHEVGVDGDSIVIEGKSVRVTRNKTIGETDWSGCDLVIEASGKMKKVDVLQAYLDQGVKRVVVTAPVKEAGAKNIVVGVNDGIFDPANDRIVTAASCTTNCLAPVVKVIHEKLGIKHGSITTIHSLTNTQTIIDAPHKDLRRARACGSSLIPTSTGSATAIIEIFPELKGRLDGHAVRVPLTNASLTDCVFEVETPTDRDTVNQLLKEAAEGDLKNILGYEERPLVSIDYQTDPRSSIIDALSTMVVNGTQVKIYAWYDNEWGYANRTAELARRVGSV; encoded by the coding sequence ATGAGCAAGATCAAAGTCGGAATAAATGGATTCGGTCGAATCGGTCGCCTGGCCCTGCGGGCAGCGTGGCAGTGGCCGGAGATGGAATTCGTAGCGATCAACGATCCGGGCGCCGATGCCGAGACGCTGGCACATCTGCTGAACTTCGACAGTATTCATGGCCGCTGGGACCACGAAGTGGGTGTGGACGGCGACAGTATCGTTATCGAGGGTAAATCGGTTCGCGTCACCCGCAATAAAACCATTGGGGAGACCGACTGGTCCGGCTGCGATCTGGTGATTGAAGCCAGCGGCAAAATGAAAAAGGTGGACGTGCTCCAGGCGTATCTCGATCAGGGCGTCAAGCGCGTGGTGGTGACCGCTCCGGTGAAAGAGGCTGGGGCCAAAAACATTGTGGTGGGCGTGAACGACGGCATTTTTGATCCGGCCAATGACCGCATTGTCACTGCTGCTTCCTGCACCACCAACTGCCTGGCGCCGGTGGTGAAGGTCATCCACGAGAAGCTGGGTATCAAGCATGGTTCCATCACGACGATCCATAGCCTGACCAACACTCAAACCATCATCGATGCGCCCCATAAGGACCTGCGGCGGGCCCGCGCCTGTGGCAGTTCACTGATTCCGACCAGCACCGGTTCCGCCACCGCGATTATCGAAATTTTTCCGGAGCTGAAGGGCCGTTTGGATGGCCATGCCGTGCGGGTGCCATTGACGAATGCCTCGCTGACCGACTGCGTATTCGAGGTGGAAACACCCACGGATCGCGATACCGTAAATCAGTTGTTAAAAGAGGCTGCTGAGGGCGATCTGAAAAACATTCTGGGCTACGAAGAGCGCCCGCTGGTGTCCATCGATTACCAAACCGACCCTCGCTCCTCCATTATTGATGCCCTCTCCACCATGGTGGTGAATGGTACCCAGGTGAAAATCTACGCCTGGTACGACAACGAATGGGGCTACGCCAACCGCACCGCAGAACTGGCGCGCCGGGTAGGTTCCGTCTGA
- the arsJ gene encoding organoarsenical effux MFS transporter ArsJ, which produces MTAAIRQYLVITGNYWAFTLTDGALRMLVVLHFHQLGYSPLEIALLFIFYEFFGVVTNLVGGYLGARMGLNRTMNIGLFLQIAALAMLAVPAAMLTVPWVMAAQAISGIAKDLNKMSAKSGIKLLVPDEQQGTLYKWVAILTGSKNTLKGVGFFLGGVLLMAAGFQGAVVVMAVALSVVWLASLFLLGQDLGKSKAKPKFREILSKSRAINVLSAARMFLFGARDVWFVVALPVYLHTVFGWDFWKVGGFMATWVIGYGFIQTLAPRITGNMEGRQPAMIWAAALALMPAGIAVGLMVGWSPQFVVIGGLLLFGVLFAINSSLHSYLIVSYARGDGVSLDVGFYYMSNAAGRLLGTILSGWVYQAYGLQACLWISAGLVAAAAILSMFLPEKRPVPAT; this is translated from the coding sequence ATGACTGCTGCCATCCGACAGTACCTGGTCATCACCGGTAATTACTGGGCCTTCACCCTGACGGACGGGGCCTTGCGGATGCTGGTGGTGTTGCATTTCCATCAGCTCGGCTATTCACCGCTGGAAATTGCCCTGCTGTTCATTTTCTACGAGTTCTTCGGGGTGGTGACCAACCTGGTGGGTGGCTATTTGGGCGCTCGCATGGGGCTGAACCGCACCATGAATATCGGGCTGTTCCTTCAGATTGCCGCTCTTGCCATGCTGGCGGTGCCGGCGGCCATGCTGACGGTGCCTTGGGTGATGGCGGCGCAGGCCATCTCCGGTATCGCCAAAGACCTGAACAAGATGTCCGCCAAGAGCGGCATTAAGCTTCTGGTGCCAGATGAGCAGCAGGGCACTCTGTACAAATGGGTGGCCATCCTCACTGGATCGAAGAACACACTGAAGGGCGTGGGCTTTTTCCTCGGTGGTGTGCTGCTGATGGCTGCCGGGTTCCAGGGCGCGGTCGTTGTCATGGCGGTGGCCCTGAGTGTGGTGTGGCTGGCCAGCCTTTTCCTGTTGGGGCAGGACTTGGGCAAGAGCAAGGCAAAGCCGAAGTTTCGCGAAATTCTGTCCAAGAGCCGGGCCATCAACGTGCTGTCTGCTGCTCGAATGTTTCTGTTTGGCGCCCGGGATGTGTGGTTTGTAGTGGCTCTGCCGGTTTATCTGCACACCGTGTTTGGCTGGGATTTCTGGAAAGTGGGTGGCTTCATGGCCACCTGGGTGATTGGCTACGGCTTTATCCAGACCCTTGCGCCGCGTATTACCGGGAATATGGAAGGCCGGCAGCCCGCCATGATTTGGGCGGCGGCATTAGCGTTAATGCCAGCCGGTATTGCGGTTGGTCTTATGGTGGGCTGGTCGCCCCAGTTCGTGGTGATCGGCGGCCTGCTGCTATTCGGGGTACTGTTTGCCATCAACTCGTCGCTGCACAGTTACCTGATTGTCAGCTATGCGCGAGGGGATGGTGTCTCGCTGGATGTGGGTTTCTATTATATGTCGAATGCCGCCGGCCGCTTGCTGGGAACGATCCTGTCCGGCTGGGTTTATCAGGCCTACGGGCTGCAAGCCTGTTTGTGGATATCCGCGGGTCTGGTGGCAGCAGCGGCGATACTCTCGATGTTCTTACCGGAGAAGCGACCAGTTCCTGCCACCTGA
- a CDS encoding acyl-CoA thioesterase produces the protein MTALDDDKPTPRGELVIQVIPLPSDTNPNGDVFAGWLVKQMDIAAATLAGRISQGRNATVAMDRMEFLSPLRVGSQVGCYGELVEVGRSSMKINIEVWTLDRTAKAPRKVTEGLFIYVAIDEHGRIREVPDQAT, from the coding sequence ATGACGGCGCTTGATGACGACAAACCCACGCCCCGGGGCGAACTGGTAATCCAGGTAATCCCCCTTCCCTCGGACACCAACCCCAACGGCGATGTGTTCGCCGGCTGGCTGGTTAAACAGATGGACATTGCTGCGGCAACGCTCGCGGGGCGAATTTCACAGGGCCGCAACGCCACTGTGGCCATGGACAGGATGGAGTTTCTTTCGCCGTTGCGGGTGGGATCCCAGGTTGGCTGTTACGGTGAGTTGGTGGAAGTGGGGCGCAGCTCGATGAAAATCAACATTGAAGTCTGGACCCTGGACCGCACCGCCAAGGCCCCGCGCAAGGTAACCGAAGGTCTCTTCATTTATGTTGCCATCGACGAGCATGGCCGCATCCGGGAAGTTCCCGACCAGGCCACCTGA
- a CDS encoding substrate-binding domain-containing protein, with translation MIKLRTALSTVALAGSIAAVSTPAMARDTISIVGSSTVYPFATVVAERFGSSTDFPTPKLESTGSGGGLKLFCAGIGTQHPDITNASRRMKTSEYDLCQKNGVKDITEFRIGSDGIVIASSQKADNLDITLEQLFLALGKQVPSPDDETKLVDNPYEKWSDIDSSLPNVAIRVMGPPPTSGTRDSFNELALQGGCEDLPAVADMSEDDMEGVCQSVREDGAFIEAGENDNLIVQKLIDDKGLYGVFGYSFLEENADRLQAATLNGKVPTAEAIAADEYPVARSLFFYVKKAHVGVVPGIAEYAEFFASPSAMGKNGYLKDVGLIVPPRDALMKLQDKASDMPNLAKEELM, from the coding sequence GTGATCAAACTTAGAACAGCCCTTTCAACTGTGGCACTGGCCGGTAGCATCGCCGCCGTGTCGACTCCTGCCATGGCGCGCGACACCATCAGCATCGTCGGTTCCTCTACTGTTTATCCGTTCGCGACGGTTGTGGCTGAGCGCTTTGGTTCTTCAACTGACTTCCCGACTCCGAAGCTTGAGTCAACCGGTTCTGGTGGCGGCCTGAAGTTGTTCTGCGCCGGTATCGGCACCCAGCATCCGGACATCACCAATGCGTCACGTCGCATGAAGACGTCTGAGTACGATCTTTGCCAGAAAAACGGTGTAAAAGACATCACCGAATTCCGCATCGGTTCTGACGGCATCGTGATTGCCAGCTCGCAGAAAGCCGATAACCTGGACATCACCCTTGAGCAGCTTTTCCTGGCCCTGGGCAAGCAGGTTCCTTCACCGGACGATGAGACCAAGCTGGTTGATAACCCCTACGAAAAGTGGAGCGACATTGACTCCAGCCTGCCAAACGTTGCCATTCGTGTGATGGGACCGCCTCCCACCTCCGGTACCCGTGATTCTTTCAACGAGCTGGCCCTGCAGGGCGGCTGTGAAGATCTGCCAGCGGTTGCCGACATGAGCGAAGACGACATGGAAGGCGTGTGTCAGAGCGTTCGTGAAGATGGCGCGTTCATCGAAGCCGGCGAGAACGATAACCTGATCGTTCAGAAGTTGATCGACGACAAAGGCCTTTACGGTGTGTTCGGTTACAGCTTCCTGGAAGAGAACGCTGACCGTCTGCAGGCTGCGACGCTGAACGGCAAGGTACCGACGGCTGAAGCCATTGCGGCAGACGAATACCCGGTTGCCCGTTCACTGTTCTTCTACGTCAAGAAAGCCCACGTTGGTGTGGTTCCGGGCATCGCGGAATACGCCGAGTTCTTTGCGAGCCCGAGCGCCATGGGCAAGAATGGCTACCTGAAGGACGTTGGCCTGATCGTTCCTCCGCGCGACGCGCTGATGAAGCTGCAGGACAAGGCATCTGACATGCCTAACCTGGCCAAGGAAGAACTGATGTAA